The following coding sequences are from one Dromaius novaehollandiae isolate bDroNov1 chromosome 24, bDroNov1.hap1, whole genome shotgun sequence window:
- the B3GALT6 gene encoding beta-1,3-galactosyltransferase 6, whose amino-acid sequence MKLLRLLCRHKTALGLGGLSIFAVVLLYLAKCTSEGLRPLPAPQGLPHNQPPPPSLRGARGLHPAAAPPPPPEETAFLAVLIMSGPKYTERRSIIRSTWLSAAGRPPRSDIWSRFVIGTGGLGAEELRSLELEQSRHRDLLLLPELRDSYENLTAKVLATYVWLDLHLDFQFAVKADDDTFVRLDVLVEELRAKEPHRLYWGFFSGRGRVKSGGKWKESDWVLCDYYLPYALGGGYVLSADLVHYLRLSRDYLNMWQSEDVSLGVWLAPIDVKREHDPRFDTEYKSRGCNNKYIVTHKQSIEDMLEKHQTLAKEGKLCKEEVKLRLSYVYDWGVPPSQCCQRKDGIP is encoded by the coding sequence ATGAAGctgctgcgcctgctgtgccgcCATAAAACGGCCCTGGGCCTGGGTGGATTGTCAATCTTTGCAGTGGTCCTGCTTTACCTGGCCAAATGCACCTCTGAGGGCCTCCGGCCTCTGCCAGCCCCGCAGGGGCTGCCTCACAACCAGCCTCCACCCCCGTCGCTTCGAGGTGCCAGGGGGCTGCATCCTGCAGCAGCCCCACCGCCACCCCCTGAGGAAACAGCCTTCCTGGCTGTGCTCATCATGAGCGGCCCCAAATACACTGAGCGCCGCAGCATCATCCGCAGCACGTGGCTCTCGGCAGCTGGGCGCCCTCCTCGCAGTGACATCTGGAGTCGTTTTGTGATTGGCACGGGTGGGCTTGGGGCAGAGGAGCTTCGTAGCCTGGAGCTAGAGCAGAGCCGTCACCGAGACCTTCTTCTTCTGCCAGAACTGCGGGATTCCTATGAGAACCTGACTGCCAAAGTCCTGGCCACATACGTATGGCTGGATCTGCACCTGGATTTCCAGTTTGCTGTGAAGGCTGATGATGATACCTTTGTACGCTTGGATGTGCTTGTGGAAGAGCTGAGGGCCAAGGAGCCACATCGCCTCTATTGGGGCTTCTTTTCTGGCCGTGGTCGAGTGAAATCTGGTGGTAAATGGAAAGAGAGTGACTGGGTCCTCTGTGACTACTATCTACCATATGCCCTGGGTGGTGGTTATGTTCTTTCTGCAGACCTGGTGCACTACTTGCGTCTCAGCCGAGACTACTTGAACATGTGGCAGAGTGAAGATGTCTCCCTGGGGGTCTGGCTAGCTCCCATTGATGTGAAGAGAGAGCACGACCCTCGTTTTGACACTGAGTATAAGTCACGAGGTTGCAACAATAAGTACATAGTAACTCATAAGCAAAGCATCGAGGACATGCTGGAAAAGCACCAGACCCTTGCTAAAGAAGGGAAGCTCTGTAAGGAGGAGGTTAAGCTCAGGCTTTCCTACGTGTATGACTGGGGAGTGCCTCCTTCACAGTGTTGCCAAAGGAAGGATGGCATCCCATGA
- the SDF4 gene encoding 45 kDa calcium-binding protein yields the protein MMSRQAFLCSLGSLYLSLLFVFLLMDVYARPANNSALKEKLVDTKDENEILPPDHLNGVKMEMDGHLNKEFHQEVFLGKEMEEFEEDSEPRKNRKKLMVIFSKVDINNDKKISAKEMQRWIMEKTDEHFQEAVEENKMHFRAVDPDGDGHVSWDEYKVKFLASKGFNEKEIVEKIRNNEELKIDEETQEVLDNLKDRWYQADNPPPDLLLNEEEFLSFLHPEHSRGMLKFMVKEIIRDLDQDGDKKLTLSEFISLPVGTVENQQAQDIDDDWVKDRKKEFEEVIDANHDGIVTMEELEEYMDPMNEYNALNEAKQMIAVADENQNHHLELEEILKYSEYFTGSKLMDYARNVHEEF from the exons atgatgtCAAGACAGGCCTTTCTCTGCAGTTTGGGATCTCTGTATTTGTCTCTTCTGTTTGTATTTCTTCTAATGGATGTTTATGCAAGGCCTGCAAACAATTCTGCCCTCAAGGAAAAGCTAGTTGACACGAAAGATGAGAATGAGATCTTGCCCCCAGATCACTTGAACGGGGTCAAAATGGAGATGGATGGACATCTTAACAAAGAATTTCATCAAGAAGTTTTTCTAGGAAAAGAGATGGAAGAGTTTGAGGAAGATTCCGAACCTAGAAAAAATAGGAAGAAGCTCATGGTCATCTTTTCAAA GGTGGatataaataatgataaaaagaTAAGTGCTAAAGAGATGCAGCGCTGGATCATGGAAAAGACGGATGAACACTTCCAGGAAGCTGTGGAAGAGAATAAAATGCACTTCAGAGCTGTGGACCCTGATGGTGATG GCCATGTGTCCTGGGATGAATATAAAGTCAAATTTTTGGCAAGTAAGggctttaatgaaaaagaaattgtggAGAAGATCAGAAACAATGAAGAGCTAAAAATTGATGAAGAAA CACAGGAAGTTTTAGATAACCTGAAGGATCGGTGGTACCAAGCTGACAACCCACCTCCTGATCTGTTGTTGAATGAAGAAGAATTCTTGTCCTTTCTTCATCCTGAGCATAGTAGGGGAATGCTTAAATTCATGGTGAAAGAGATCATCCGAGATCTGG ATCAAGATGGAGATAAGAAACTAACTCTTTCAGAGTTCATTTCATTACctgttggtactgtagagaacCAGCAAGCTCAAGATATTGATGATGATTGGgtaaaagacagaaagaaggaatTTGAGGAGGTCATTGATGCTAACCATGATGGTATTGTCACAATGGAGGAGCTAGAG GAGTATATGGATCCTATGAATGAGTACAATGCCCTaaatgaagcaaagcaaatgatagcAGTAGCAGATGAAAATCAAAACCATCACTTAGAGCTGGAGGAGATCCTGAAATATAGTGAATACTTCACTGGCAGCAAACTTATGGACTATGCACGTAATGTCCATGAAGAGTTCTGA